The following are encoded together in the Pseudoalteromonas piscicida genome:
- the pyrC gene encoding dihydroorotase, protein MTSKQTLTITRPDDWHVHLRDGEVLVDTVRDISRYMGRAIIMPNLVPPATCTETALAYRDRIMAANPQGNFQPLMVLYLTDNTTPEEIKKAKATGHIVAAKLYPAGATTNSASGVTDIENVYPALEAMQEVGMLLLVHGEVTDSSIDIFDREKVFLETKLSKVVDNFPTLKIVLEHITTKDAVDFVNQAPDNVAATITAHHLLYNRNHMLAGGIRPHYYCLPILKRNTHQQALIEAATSGSKKFFLGTDSAPHAKDKKEAACGCAGAYTAHAAIELYAEAFEDADALDKLEGFASHFGPDFYDLPRNTDTITLTKSPWQVPDSYKLGDGTVVPIKAGSTIDWKVE, encoded by the coding sequence ATGACGAGCAAACAAACGCTAACGATTACACGACCAGATGATTGGCATGTGCACCTACGTGATGGTGAGGTATTGGTCGATACGGTAAGAGATATCAGTCGCTACATGGGACGCGCGATTATCATGCCAAACCTAGTACCACCAGCGACTTGCACAGAGACCGCTCTGGCTTATCGTGACCGTATTATGGCCGCTAATCCTCAAGGTAACTTTCAGCCTTTAATGGTGTTGTACCTTACGGATAACACTACTCCTGAAGAAATCAAAAAAGCGAAAGCAACCGGTCATATCGTTGCTGCTAAGTTGTATCCAGCTGGTGCGACGACAAACTCCGCGTCGGGTGTAACGGATATTGAAAATGTATATCCAGCACTGGAGGCGATGCAGGAAGTTGGCATGTTGCTACTGGTGCATGGTGAAGTGACGGACTCTTCTATTGATATCTTTGATAGAGAAAAAGTCTTCCTTGAGACGAAACTATCCAAAGTCGTTGATAACTTCCCAACGTTAAAAATTGTACTTGAACATATCACAACAAAAGACGCTGTTGACTTTGTTAATCAAGCGCCTGACAACGTTGCTGCAACTATCACAGCTCATCATTTGCTTTATAACCGTAATCATATGTTGGCAGGTGGCATTCGCCCTCACTATTATTGCTTACCCATCTTAAAGCGTAATACGCATCAACAAGCGTTAATTGAAGCGGCGACCAGCGGAAGTAAAAAATTCTTCTTAGGTACAGACTCTGCCCCTCATGCGAAAGATAAAAAAGAAGCCGCATGTGGCTGTGCCGGTGCATACACTGCACATGCCGCAATTGAGCTATATGCGGAAGCATTTGAAGACGCTGATGCGCTTGATAAATTAGAAGGCTTTGCTAGTCACTTTGGTCCGGACTTTTATGACCTACCGCGCAATACGGATACCATTACGTTGACCAAGTCTCCTTGGCAAGTACCTGATTCATACAAATTAGGTGACGGAACGGTTGTTCCGATTAAAGCGGGGTCGACAATTGATTGGAAAGTTGAATGA
- a CDS encoding H-NS family nucleoid-associated regulatory protein, which produces MREIKSFIKNASYGDLEKALELIQKALGEQKEQQQAKEEVLAMLKEKGLTLDDLVGNAAADRRSKVKAKYRIEKDGEVIEWTGRGKTPKVFQDVNLDDYLI; this is translated from the coding sequence ATGCGTGAGATCAAGTCTTTTATTAAAAATGCAAGCTACGGTGATTTAGAAAAAGCGTTAGAGCTTATCCAAAAAGCACTGGGTGAGCAAAAGGAACAACAGCAAGCTAAAGAAGAAGTATTGGCTATGCTGAAAGAAAAAGGACTTACGCTTGATGATTTAGTTGGCAATGCCGCTGCTGACCGCCGTTCTAAAGTAAAAGCAAAATACCGTATCGAAAAAGACGGTGAGGTAATTGAATGGACTGGTCGTGGTAAAACACCTAAAGTATTTCAAGATGTTAACCTTGATGATTATCTAATCTAA
- a CDS encoding DEAD/DEAH box helicase — protein MLIYVLRPYQQEAVQNTLAHFRKSSDSAVIVLPTGAGKSLVIAELARLAKHKILVLTHVKELVEQNAKKYKSYGLQASIFSAGLKEKSLQHQVTFASVQSLSRNLSQLNQFYSLVIIDECHRVSGEDNSQYQQILNQLAQFNPELKLLGLTATPYRLGMGWIYHKHYHGFVRGKAESPFKQCIYELPLRYMIKNSYLTPPNKIDPAVENYDFSSLSTDSFGRYSESDMNTLLQAQTRATKSIITHLLELSENRVGVMIFAATVMHAKEILGYLPEQNSALITGETKSAVRDALIVQFKNREIKYLVNVSVLTTGFDAPHVDVIAILRPTESVSLYQQIVGRGLRLDENKEDCFVIDYAGNDFDLFAPEVGSKKPNSDSEPIQVLCPGCGFANIFWGKVDEQGKLIEHFGRRCQGLLEDDDGHSQQCDYRFKFKECEQCGAENDIAARQCHQCGGIMADPDDKLRAALNLKHAMVLRCSGLCSEVVSGNKLKVTYFDEDGASCSEVYDFSNQKSLFIFHQQFAKRRKSTSVPAKWQSAEDVVDADLIAPDFVIAKLHKKFGWQVSEKLFDYQGSYRKADKS, from the coding sequence GTGCTTATTTACGTTTTAAGACCTTATCAACAAGAAGCGGTACAAAATACACTGGCGCACTTTCGCAAATCTAGTGACTCAGCCGTCATCGTTTTGCCTACTGGGGCCGGAAAGAGCTTGGTCATTGCAGAGCTTGCAAGGCTTGCGAAGCACAAAATATTAGTGTTGACTCATGTTAAAGAACTTGTAGAGCAAAATGCAAAAAAATATAAAAGCTATGGATTACAAGCAAGTATCTTCTCTGCGGGTTTAAAAGAAAAGTCGTTGCAGCATCAAGTGACTTTTGCCAGTGTGCAGTCATTGTCTCGAAATTTGTCACAACTTAATCAATTTTATTCATTAGTTATCATTGACGAATGTCACCGAGTGAGTGGTGAAGATAATAGTCAGTATCAGCAAATTTTAAATCAATTGGCCCAATTTAATCCTGAACTAAAGTTACTGGGTTTAACAGCAACACCTTACCGCCTGGGTATGGGGTGGATATATCATAAGCATTATCATGGTTTTGTTAGAGGGAAAGCAGAGTCACCATTTAAGCAGTGTATTTATGAATTACCACTTAGATATATGATAAAAAATTCGTATCTTACACCGCCTAATAAAATTGATCCGGCCGTTGAGAACTATGATTTTTCTAGTTTAAGTACAGATTCATTTGGGCGTTATTCAGAATCTGACATGAATACATTATTACAAGCTCAAACTCGTGCAACAAAGAGCATTATCACTCACTTATTGGAGCTCAGTGAAAATAGGGTAGGCGTAATGATTTTTGCCGCGACGGTTATGCATGCAAAAGAAATTCTCGGCTATTTACCTGAGCAAAATAGTGCGCTGATAACGGGTGAAACCAAATCTGCCGTGAGAGATGCACTTATCGTCCAATTCAAAAATAGGGAAATTAAGTATTTAGTTAATGTTTCTGTGCTGACCACCGGGTTTGACGCCCCCCATGTCGATGTCATCGCTATCTTGAGACCCACGGAGTCCGTTAGTCTTTATCAGCAGATAGTAGGCAGAGGACTTAGGCTAGACGAAAACAAAGAAGATTGCTTTGTCATTGACTATGCGGGCAACGACTTTGACTTATTTGCTCCTGAAGTGGGGAGCAAAAAGCCAAACTCAGACAGCGAGCCAATACAGGTGCTTTGTCCTGGTTGTGGTTTTGCCAATATTTTCTGGGGCAAGGTAGACGAGCAAGGCAAGCTTATTGAGCATTTTGGCAGGCGTTGTCAGGGATTGCTTGAAGATGATGATGGTCACTCACAGCAATGTGACTATCGTTTTAAGTTTAAAGAATGTGAGCAGTGTGGAGCAGAAAATGATATTGCTGCAAGGCAATGCCATCAGTGCGGTGGGATAATGGCAGACCCAGATGATAAACTCCGCGCGGCACTGAATTTAAAACATGCAATGGTACTGCGTTGCAGCGGGCTATGTAGCGAGGTAGTCAGTGGCAATAAATTAAAAGTCACTTACTTTGATGAGGATGGTGCAAGTTGCAGTGAAGTCTATGACTTTTCTAATCAAAAGAGTTTATTTATATTCCATCAGCAATTTGCAAAGCGGCGCAAGTCTACATCGGTACCTGCGAAATGGCAGTCTGCTGAAGACGTGGTAGATGCTGACTTGATTGCACCAGATTTTGTGATTGCTAAATTGCATAAGAAGTTTGGTTGGCAGGTTTCTGAAAAGCTGTTTGATTACCAAGGAAGCTACAGAAAGGCTGACAAAAGTTAG
- a CDS encoding ribonuclease E inhibitor RraB gives MQFPNDDNGELLAEIAAAGVDLTQMQNIDFYILFEQADDAKRFIGAIEKDELAPKTQLQQCPDTGVWEVITTVTMVPMHELLSQTEQYLESIANGYEGYGDGWGLMASEE, from the coding sequence ATGCAATTCCCAAATGATGATAACGGTGAGCTTCTAGCTGAAATTGCCGCTGCTGGCGTTGATCTGACGCAAATGCAGAATATCGATTTTTATATTCTTTTTGAGCAAGCTGATGACGCTAAGCGCTTCATTGGCGCGATTGAGAAAGACGAATTAGCACCGAAAACCCAGTTACAACAATGTCCTGACACAGGCGTTTGGGAAGTGATCACCACGGTGACTATGGTCCCGATGCACGAGCTACTGAGTCAGACTGAGCAATACCTAGAAAGCATAGCCAATGGTTATGAAGGATATGGTGATGGCTGGGGCTTAATGGCCTCGGAAGAATAA